The DNA segment CCGCTGAGAAGGCTGCTAGGGAAGCAGAGAAGGCCGCGAGAGATGCGACTAGGGCTCACATGATCGGAACGTATGGTATCGCGGGTCTTAATATGAGTATTAATGCCAACGATAAAAACGCTATCCGATCTAACCTTTTAGATGAAATAAATGATGATCCAGAGGCCCGAAGGGGGAATCCGGACAAAACTAAAGAACTGTCAGCTAACTACGCAAATGACCCAACAACTGACATGGAGGCTTTGGATCCTTTGCTGAAAGGAGCAATCGATTACATGTTTAGGCGTATTAATGATATCGAATACGGGATAAAACAATCAGATAAGAACAGAGTCGAATATGGGTGGGTTGTTAGCTATTTTTATGACAAGAAAAATCCCGATGTTCCTGTTTACCTACTGACGCAGGCGATAAAGGGCGAGACTAACAGCATCAACATATCAACCTTCAATGCTGGTTTTGAAGCGTCGTTAAGAAACTCCGACTTGTATTTACAGGCAAAGCCGATTTTGTACATCCATACGCACTACGCAGAAACTGGTGGGTGGTATCAGACTTCTTCTGGGAGGATTCCCGACGATACCTTTGGACCTGGGGGGGATGATGTGAAGTTCTCAACTTCACATGGTCCGCTCGTGACAACACGGGGGTCTAGTCACTTTGAGCTCGTTCGTAATGGGAAGGTCTCAGTATTGCTCAGGGGCAACCCGATGGGAGATAATTAGATTACGAATATGAATAATGTAGTGAAAAAGTGTTTGGTCCCCCTTCTTTGGATTGCATTTTCATGTGCTACCTTTGGGAGGAATGATATATTGAGCGTCGATATAGAATTTACGACGGAGGAAAACGGCAGTTCCTTTTTGATTCGGAAGAGTTACAACTTGCTTGAAAACCAGGGAAGGTTCATTTCAAAAACGCATAAATATGCTACGAATCATTCTCAGGATGCAAATGATCTAACCGTAGAGAGGATAGAGGATTTTGGGTTGTCGAATGCGAGGACGCTATTTGATGCTGTCGCTGACTTCTATGGTAATCGCCCCGAATTAGTAGAGGAAGTTAACGGAATCTGGCATTCTGGCCGTTTAAATGTTGGCCTTTTCTCGGAAGGCACATCCATTACGATAATGAAGGAATACCCCTCTGCCACTCGAGAAGAAGTAGAGTTCTGGGAGTTCTTCGAAAGTGAAGTGGATCGATTCCAACAGTCGTCCAAATTGTTGGAAGAAACGCGAGGAATAAGGGCAATTTTAAATGATTTTGAGCAAAATGGCATCCTCGGTTTTAGAGAGATTCAAAATGGGTCCTCTACAAAATTTGATAGACAACACCTCTTTATTAAAGGCGTCTTGGATTTGGATGAATGGAACAATTTGTGGTTAGCTTCCCGTCTCGAAAGTAATGACGAAAAAGGCAGGAGTACGCAGATTCTGGTGGATCATATTTCTTTGCCTGTGAGTAATGCGATTTTGGAAGATTATTATGGTAAATTGGTTGTTCTCGAAGGTGTGTTGCGTTGGGATGAGGACGGCAAAAGGTATACCTTTACTGGACGATTAGAAGGAGAACCGGGGGCGCGAAAATAGGGTCAGGGCTTAAGGGGCTGTTGCCCAAATAAGGGAGAAAATAGGGTCAGGGCTTAAAACTTGACTTCCAGTTCTATCGGTTCTTATCTCCTTCTGTGGCGAGACCCTTGCGATTCGAATACCCCGGAGCGATCTACCATGTGATCAACCGTGGAAACTATCGGTTCTGGATCTTCGAGGATGTGAAGACGCGGGATGCGTTCGAGAAATGCCTCTTCGAGGCCTGCGAGCAGTTTGGCTGGGTATTGCATGCGTATTGCGTGATGAGCAACCACTACCATTTGGCCTTGGAGACTCTGGAGCCGAATCTGAGCGCGGGGATGCGTTGGCTGCAGTCTACGTTCGCGATGCGCTACAATCGGTACCGCAAGGAGCACGGTCACTTATTTCAAGGGCGGTTTAAGAGTATCGTGGTGGAGGATACGGATCGGTTGGCATGGCTGTGTCACTACATCCACCTAAACCCGGTGAGAGCTGGGATCGTGACGTTGGGGCGTTTGCAGACGTATTCGAATAGCAGCTACGCTTGGCTGATGAAGGGCAAGCGCGGGCGGCCGAATTGCCTGCGGTTTTCGGACATGCTAGATTCTGTCGGTGGATTGAAGGACGGTCCGGTGGGGCGAAGGAAGTATGCTGACTACTTAAAGTGGCTAGCGACGGATGAACCCAAGCGGAAAGAGATGTTGTTCGAACGGATGAGTCGTGGCTGGGCCATGGGCACCAAGGCGTTTAAGACAGCGTTGCTCGAAGATGGGAAGCGGGAGGTTGCTCGAAGAGTGATTGAAGGCAAGGCAGATGCGGAGGCTCGGGATTTGATATGGAGCGGCCGGTTGGAGGCTTGTTTGGCGATCGCTGGCAAGACGTTTAAGGATGCGGAGCGGGAGGCGAAGTCGATGGAGTGGAAGGTGGCGATCTGCGCGTACATGCGGGAGGCTTGGGGGTGCAAGGTCATTTGGTTGAGCGAGCGGCTCAACATGGGAGCGGCGGCGGGGGTGAGTCGTTGTTTGCGGCGATTGCGAGAAGGAGAGCTGAGGGAGGCGAGGCAGTTGCTTGAATGTCTCAAGAGGGAGTTAGGCAAGAGTTGAGTGTTTTTTGGGGGTATCCTGATATGAAATACGTATTTGCGACTCTCGTTTATTGTTGGATAGCGGTTTCGTCCTTGCGGGCGGGTGGACAGGTGCATGCCCATTTGCTGACAGAGGACGGGGCGCCCTTGATTGGATTCGATGCGAGAGGGGTTCCGATTCGTTGTGGCACGGGCGACGAAGAGTTGATTCAGGTGTTTGCGGAAGGGGAAGCTAGGTGGCAGCGGTGGGAAATCGTGCCTTCCGTTTTGCGAGCGAGTTCGCGAGATCCGTTTTACATCTTTGTTTTTCCCAACCGTGCGGTATCCAGTGTCAGATTGGTATTGCCGACGTCGGACGTAGTGAAGCCTGAGAACTTGGATTTTCACGACGATGGTTTGAATGGAGATGAAGAGGCTGGGGATGGAGTGTATACGCTTGGACCTTTTTATCTTCACGAAAACCAGTCAGAGATGACTTTTCATCCTACTGTGCTTTCACCTGGTTTTCTCCAAGTGATCGATACGGGTGGGAGTATCAGTACCTTTGCCATCGAGCCAACGATTGGCGTTTTACCTGCAGATTTTGATGGGAACCCGGTGCATGTGCTCGGTGACGAGGCGCAAGTCACCCGTAATCTGTTAAACGTTAAGCGAGAGCGTTTGGGCTTTCAGGAAATGTTGAGAGGGTTCGCTGGCAGTGAGTCGTGGAATTATGTGAAGGAGGTGTACAAGTTCGTTCAGGACGAGTACGACGAGATGTTTCTCATGTCGTCGGGGAAGCTGGAGTTGTATGCGGGTCGCGTGAATTGGAACCAAAATGGAGGCGTTCATTTTGGCGTTCAGAGTCAGGACATCTACGATGTGACCTACGACGAATCGAGACAGTGGGGCAGCAACGGGGTGCTGGAGTCGCTGAATGTTCTCGACTACCAGCAACGAGGGATGAACCCGAATAATATGATGCATGAGTTTCTGCATCGCTGGGGGGCGTACCTATCATTGTCGTTGGGCTACAAGAATGACACAGGCCATTATAGTCCCTATAGCGACGCAAATAGCCTGCTTGGGGGCTATGAATGGGTAGCCCAGGGTGACGGAAGCTTTGCGAGGAAGAATGGGAAGCAGGTGTATCGGGCGAGTCCGGTGGATCTGTTTAGCATGGGCTTGTTGCCTCTCGATGAGTTGCCGGATTTGCATCTTTCGAGGGAAATCGAGTTTGTTGGACGCGAGACGGTCCTGCAGGCGGGCGATATTGTGAAGACCATTGCTTCGGATGACATTCGAATCGCCCACGCGGAGCGAATGCCTGATTGGGAGAGCCCGAAGACTCACTTTAGAGTGCTGTTCGTTATCGAGAGTCGGGACCGTCTACTGACGGAGGAGGAGATGGCTTTTTATGCGGGGTTCGTAGGCGAGGCGATGCGTGAGCTTGAGGACGGGGAGCCCGACCCCGCAATGGGTGGGAGTTGGGCTCCAGTGACGCGTTTCTTTGGAGATCGAGTGACGTGGGATTCTCGAGTGAAGGTCAAAGAGAGCTTGTTTGCCTCGGGGCTGGATCATGACAGGGATGGATACGAGTCGAGACTGGAAGCAAGTCTTGGACTGGATCCGTTTGACGATGAATCTAAGCCGTGGATACGCGTGAAGGTGACTGGCGGAGGCGAGATGGTCGTCGAGGTATACCCCTACCAAGAGGACGGGTTGGTTGAGCTGCAGCGTTCGGAGAATCTGGTTGAATGGGTGTTGGTGGAGGGAGGTGAGATCGTGCAGGAGCATTTACGATATGAGGTGCCGGAGAACATCGCGGGTTTTTTTCGAACGCGGATCGATGTACCTGCGGTAGCTCAAGATTGACACGGATGTGTGTGGGGCGGGGGCAGGAGCGTTGGGAGAAGCGATCCGAAACGGGGCAGGCCGTAGCGTTTTAGTTTCTTGATTTATCGTAAGCGTGTTGGGACGCGCCATGATTTAGCCCTATGATCTACGTCGTAGATTTCGTAGGTATTGAGGTTTTGACATCTACGATCGACGAGGATGCCATGCTTAAGGTTAGTGCCTTTAGCTGGGGTCGCATGCCCAAGGAAAACGTGATCTGGATCCAGAAGCGTCGCCGCGAGCGAGGCGAGTGCAGAGCTCAGGAAGGCCGTGCTGGCAAGTCTTCGATCTCGCTGTTGGAGGCGGTGGTAGAGCAACGGCCGGTATCCTCGCCCTGCGGCTGGAAAGTGTAGGAGAGACGCGGATACAACTTGAATGCTCCGAGCAGATCCCAATGGCCGTCGCCTTGCCGCGACAACTAGGCGATGCTAAGCTTTAGCGGGAGTTTGAGGGTGTTCATAGTTCCCGAGCCTTGCGATATGCGCAAGGGCTTCAACGGTCTCGAACCCTATAGCTGCATCAAGGAACTGCTGCTGCGACCGCCCGAGTCGACCAACTGGCAGATCGCGCAGTTCACTCCCGCCGCCTTGGCGAAGGCGAAACTCGGCTTAATCGTAAGCTTCGTAGCTACGATACTTACGACGCTTACAGCTACGAACCGAAACGGTTCGTCAAGCAACACGACTTGGTGCTTGGCGACACGCTTACGAACGACTGAATATGGGAGCGGTCACGGGGGGTGAGCCGTTTTTAAAGCAGCTACGAGCTGGCGACCTTTCTCTTGAAAACGTTGCGGTTGGAGCTAAATTCTCAGCGTAGTTCAATTGCTTTTGATCCACCCTCGATGTTGCATAAACTTCGCATAAATTGCGTAACAGCGTGCTAGATTTCGTAAAAGATTATCAATATTAGTAGGATTAATGGTTCGTAAGTTGTTGATAAAAGCGATGTTTAAGTGAATTTTCAGCTAAACCCGCCTAAAAAAGACGCGGGTTCGACTCCCGCCACCTCCACCAAGAATGGCCCCGTTCAGGGGCCTTTTTTGTCTCTAGTTCTGGTCGTCGCCCCTGCGGGGCGATGCCTCGCTGCGCTTGGGTGTCGTCGCAGGCTCCTCGGTGCCCGCCACCTTCACCTTTTGGGGTTCGGCTGTGGCTGCCGTTGCGGTTGGCTGTTTCGTGCGGATCGAATTTCGTCAAGCGTGCTGCGCAGGGCGTGGACTCTGGTAAAGGGGCGGGATGTAGATTGTCAAAACATGTTGATTGGCAGGGGAGTTTGGGCTTTAGTTTGGCAATGCCTTTTCTGCCTTTTGCCGTTCTGGATGCCCTGTTGGAGCATCCTGTGGTCCGCTATATCATGGAGTTCGCCGAGCGCGCGTGGGAAGCTTTCACGCAGTATTTCGTCGGCGAAGATCTTTTGATTCAGGTTGGAACGATCATCGGCTTGTTCGCTTTGGCCTACTTGCTTGCCATGGCTTTGCGTCCTTTGTTGAGACGGACGCGCGATATGGCGGAAGGTCGAGCGGCTTGGGTGGCTGTATCGGCGGATTGGCTACATGTGAACTTGTTTCGTCTGCTGCTGGTTTTGCTGCTGTGGTCGGTGTCGATTTCGTTCGATAGCTATCATGCGAACTTGCCTGGCGGGGCGGAATCGGTGTCCGTTTCCAATGCCTCGGAGTCGGTCGTAGTGGAGATCGAGGACGAGGCCAGTGGGAAAAAGGGGCCGGGGCTTGTCGCCAAGCCAATCGATACGGGGGGCGGTTCGAAGAACTACATCCTGCTGCGAGCCGTTGCGAGTGTCGCGACGCTTTTGCTGGTGTCGGGCGCGTTGCCGCGGGCCATTCGCGAGCAGACCTACTACAAGACGCTGTTCTTCGTGCTGGCGGTGGTGCTGATGCTCAATTTGCTGGGTGTCTGGGAGGCGATTCGCAATGGTTTGGATAGCTTGCAAATCCTGCCGATCGCTGAGGGCGACGATACCCGCGTCACGGTTCTCACTTTGGTGAAAGGGTTGGTTGTAGTGCTGATGCTGATACCGTTGACGTCGTGGGTGATGCGTTTGAGCGAGGGTCGAGTGCGTTCCGCTCAGAGCATGACGCCGGCGTTGCAGATGCTGGTGATCAAGGTGCTCAAGGCGCTGATCGTGGTGCTGGCCATTTTGTTTGGTATCAGCTCCATGGGGATAGATCTTTCGGCTCTAGCGATGTTTGGCGGGGCGATTGGCTTGGGCTTGGGCTTCGGTTTTCAGAAGGTGGTGTCCAACCTGATCAGTGGGGTTATTTTGTTGAGCGATCGTTCGATCAAGCCTGGCGATGTCATCGAGGTGGATGACACATATGGCTGGATCAACAAGCTGAGCGCTCGCTACGTGTCGGTGATCACGCGCGATGGAATGGAGCATCTGATTCCGAACGAGACCTTGATCACGGAGAAGGTCACGAATTGGTCGTTTAGCGATGACAAGGTGCGTGTGAAGGTGCCGTTTGGCGTGTCCTACAATTCCGATATTCACAAGGTGATGGATCTGGCGATCCAGGCAGGCAGGGCCTCGCCGCGCGTGATACAGGACAAGGAGCCGGTTTGCTGGCTTTTGGGCTTTGGCGACAGTTCGGTGGACTTTGAATTGAGGGTTTGGATACGGGATCCGGCGAACGGGTTGAACAACCTGCGCAGCGGCATTTACGTGTCTCTTTGGGACCTGTTCAAGGAGCACGGGATCGAGATCCCGTTTCCGCAACGTGATTTGCATGTGCGCGATTCCAAGCCGATTCCGGTGGTGGTGCGACGCGAGGAGTCGACCGAGAAGGGGGATGAGCTCGCTTAGGGTTGAGGGTGTTCGAAAAGTGGCGCCGCGAGTAGACGGGCGCCGCCTGAGCGCGCACAGTTAGGGTATGCGAACTGAGGACGAATTGCTTTTGGTCTGCTATGTCAGCAGCGCGTGCGAACAGGTGGACGAATCCATGTTGGACGAGCTGATGAAAGGTTCGCGCGAGCGCAACGAGCGTCGAGGGGTCACGGGCTTGCTGCTGTACAGCGATGGCTCGTTCATGCAGATCCTGGAAGGACCCCCTCGTTCCGTGATTTCACTGCTGCATCGGATCGAAGAGGACCCGAGGCACCGAAAGGTGCAGCGGCTTTTGCGACGCAGGACGAATGAGCGCTTTTTCGGAGA comes from the Pelagicoccus sp. SDUM812003 genome and includes:
- a CDS encoding transposase; this translates as MARPLRFEYPGAIYHVINRGNYRFWIFEDVKTRDAFEKCLFEACEQFGWVLHAYCVMSNHYHLALETLEPNLSAGMRWLQSTFAMRYNRYRKEHGHLFQGRFKSIVVEDTDRLAWLCHYIHLNPVRAGIVTLGRLQTYSNSSYAWLMKGKRGRPNCLRFSDMLDSVGGLKDGPVGRRKYADYLKWLATDEPKRKEMLFERMSRGWAMGTKAFKTALLEDGKREVARRVIEGKADAEARDLIWSGRLEACLAIAGKTFKDAEREAKSMEWKVAICAYMREAWGCKVIWLSERLNMGAAAGVSRCLRRLREGELREARQLLECLKRELGKS
- a CDS encoding choice-of-anchor X domain-containing protein encodes the protein MKYVFATLVYCWIAVSSLRAGGQVHAHLLTEDGAPLIGFDARGVPIRCGTGDEELIQVFAEGEARWQRWEIVPSVLRASSRDPFYIFVFPNRAVSSVRLVLPTSDVVKPENLDFHDDGLNGDEEAGDGVYTLGPFYLHENQSEMTFHPTVLSPGFLQVIDTGGSISTFAIEPTIGVLPADFDGNPVHVLGDEAQVTRNLLNVKRERLGFQEMLRGFAGSESWNYVKEVYKFVQDEYDEMFLMSSGKLELYAGRVNWNQNGGVHFGVQSQDIYDVTYDESRQWGSNGVLESLNVLDYQQRGMNPNNMMHEFLHRWGAYLSLSLGYKNDTGHYSPYSDANSLLGGYEWVAQGDGSFARKNGKQVYRASPVDLFSMGLLPLDELPDLHLSREIEFVGRETVLQAGDIVKTIASDDIRIAHAERMPDWESPKTHFRVLFVIESRDRLLTEEEMAFYAGFVGEAMRELEDGEPDPAMGGSWAPVTRFFGDRVTWDSRVKVKESLFASGLDHDRDGYESRLEASLGLDPFDDESKPWIRVKVTGGGEMVVEVYPYQEDGLVELQRSENLVEWVLVEGGEIVQEHLRYEVPENIAGFFRTRIDVPAVAQD
- a CDS encoding BLUF domain-containing protein, which produces MRTEDELLLVCYVSSACEQVDESMLDELMKGSRERNERRGVTGLLLYSDGSFMQILEGPPRSVISLLHRIEEDPRHRKVQRLLRRRTNERFFGDWSMACRRMTEDERRGIGAYAGLLDQADQSEEDLIYRETLPSWIQRLVREFQRINR
- a CDS encoding mechanosensitive ion channel domain-containing protein, with protein sequence MPRCAWVSSQAPRCPPPSPFGVRLWLPLRLAVSCGSNFVKRAAQGVDSGKGAGCRLSKHVDWQGSLGFSLAMPFLPFAVLDALLEHPVVRYIMEFAERAWEAFTQYFVGEDLLIQVGTIIGLFALAYLLAMALRPLLRRTRDMAEGRAAWVAVSADWLHVNLFRLLLVLLLWSVSISFDSYHANLPGGAESVSVSNASESVVVEIEDEASGKKGPGLVAKPIDTGGGSKNYILLRAVASVATLLLVSGALPRAIREQTYYKTLFFVLAVVLMLNLLGVWEAIRNGLDSLQILPIAEGDDTRVTVLTLVKGLVVVLMLIPLTSWVMRLSEGRVRSAQSMTPALQMLVIKVLKALIVVLAILFGISSMGIDLSALAMFGGAIGLGLGFGFQKVVSNLISGVILLSDRSIKPGDVIEVDDTYGWINKLSARYVSVITRDGMEHLIPNETLITEKVTNWSFSDDKVRVKVPFGVSYNSDIHKVMDLAIQAGRASPRVIQDKEPVCWLLGFGDSSVDFELRVWIRDPANGLNNLRSGIYVSLWDLFKEHGIEIPFPQRDLHVRDSKPIPVVVRREESTEKGDELA